The following are from one region of the Biomphalaria glabrata chromosome 12, xgBioGlab47.1, whole genome shotgun sequence genome:
- the LOC106066376 gene encoding uncharacterized protein LOC106066376 isoform X1 has product MASNNIHGGSKRYSKADSKELHSDSTQPSAKKSKYGDSFAKQRPEKEDVNSKEHINDPLFWGPYLSERQWGTVREDYSPDGNCWDYLSHYDATKQAYHWGEDGLLGVCDKFGMLCASLALWNKKDPILKERLFGLTGKEGNHGEDVKELYYYLDNTPRHTYMQALYRYPQSEFPYEKLINHGRSFHEPEFEIFDTGIFESNYWDINIEYAKPAAHTLICRVTVTNQSKEQAKVDVIPQFFFRNTWSKPSPNKIDNPPLFQLIGGDGVDAIYDMGIFRINFNYGTNVTLNKLLFTENNAETNDMDILESDTDTSRSHSLSTDTFISERLEDKRHVKDAFHRYIIYDDSNAVNPKQNGTKCCAWMTIDLPGKSKTCVYWQIFPADCVGERSVVRLDEVFTFQKAKANEFYHKVIPKNATNEEMNICRQAVAGLLWSKQLYILNMEVKNKELRNRHLINYFRTLHGKKKIGWNHLSCHDILLVPDKWEFPWFASWDLAFHSVQFARIDMSFAKEQILLLLSDRYMHPNGQIPGCEFDFGDPNPPIIVWAVWKMFTMEGKKDIPYLKTCFNRLIFTFQWWHKLDLMNTHLFGHGFMGLDNISLVDRTSLPHGMTNIKQADCTGWMGLFSLTMLQIALELCKQDSSYTDMAIKFLKHFLHIAKSINRPVTEGGLWDEEDKFFYDVAYFQEPHSTPIRLRSWTGIIPLFACCSIDLKFCPLVKMFLLKCDKGFSPFVCKLGENEFFLTLVSYTKLKMILKTVFSDDEFLSPYGIRSLSKAYQDNPLIFDIAEVPVTVTYLPGESNSDMFGGNSNWRGPIWLPMNYMLIECLEKYADLDKVFTVPLSIHYPTGSSTKSTFFTITHDLCRRLLKIFLPDSLGARPVHGEVEKYVLDPDWKPLVLFYEYFHAESGRGCGASHQTGWSALVLELVYKLHNMQQPLTESFVSDLFPKPPQPNLYRLQPHQSFLHH; this is encoded by the exons CTGGGACTATTTGAGTCATTATGATGCAACAAAGCAAGCTTACCACTGGGGTGAAGATGGTTTACTAGGAGTCTGCGATAAGTTTGGGATGCTTTGTGCTTCACTGGCACTATGGAACAAGAAAGACCCCATTCTTAAAGAGAGGCTATTTGGACTGACTGGAAAAGAG GGCAACCATGGTGAGGATGTGAAAGAGCTGTACTACTATTTAGACAACACTCCCAGACACACCTACATGCAAGCTTTGTACAGATACCCACAGTCTGAGTTTCCTTATGAGAAGTTGATTAACCACGGCAGGTCATTTCATGAACCAGAGTTTGAGATCTTTGACACAG GTATCTTTGAAAGTAACTACTGGGATATCAACATTGAGTATGCCAAGCCAGCGGCACACACTCTTATCTGCCGTGTGACTGTTACCAACCAATCGAAAGAGCAGGCCAAGGTTGACGTCATACCACAGTTTTTCTTCAG AAACACTTGGAGCAAGCCTAGCCCCAACAAAATCGACAACCCTCCCTTGTTTCAGTTGATTGGCGGAGATGGAGTGGATGCTATTTATGATATGG GTATTTTCAGAATAAATTTTAACTATGGCACCAACGTGACGTTGAACAAGCTTCTTTTTACTGAAAACAATGCAGAGACAAATGATATGGATATATTAGAAAGTGATACAGACACTAGCCGCAGCCACAGTCTATCTACGGATACATTTATTTCAGAAAGACTAGAGGATAAGAGACACGTGAAAGATGCATTCCATAGATACATTATTTATG ATGACAGTAATGCAGTCAATCCCAAACAGAATGGTACCAAGTGTTGCGCTTGGATGACCATTGACCTTCCGGGCAAGTCTAAAACCTGTGTCTACTGGCAGATTTTCCCTGCAGATTGTGTGGGAGAACGCAGTGTAGTCAGGCTGGATGAGGTTTTTACTTTCCAGAAGGCCAAAGCCAATGAGTTCTATCACAAG GTTATACCAAAGAATGCAACCAATGAGGAGATGAATATATGTCGGCAGGCAGTAGCTGGTCTATTGTGGTCCAAGCAATTGTACATCCTAAATATGGAAGTTAAAAATAAAG agtTAAGAAACCgtcatctaataaattatttccGTACACTGCATGGCAAGAAGAAGATTGGCTGGAACCATTTGTCTTGTCATGACATTCTCCTGGTGCCTGACAAATGGGAATTTCCATGG TTTGCTTCCTGGGACCTGGCATTTCATAGTGTACAATTTGCCAGGATTGACATGTCTTTTGCAAAGGAGCAGATCTTACTTCTGCTGTCTGACAGATATATGCACCCCAATGGCCAG ATCCCTGGTTGTGAGTTTGACTTTGGAGATCCTAACCCACCCATCATTGTCTGGGCTGTATGGAAAATGTTTACAATGGAAGGGAAGAAAGACATTCCCTACTTAAAAACTTGTTTCAATCGCCTGATATTCACGTTTCAATG GTGGCACAAGCTGGACCTCATGAACACTCACTTGTTTGGTCATGGCTTCATGGGCCTTGATAACATCAGCTTGGTGGACCGCACCTCTCTCCCGCACGGCATGACCAACATAAAACAG GCTGACTGTACAGGCTGGATGGGACTATTCAGTCTAACCATGCTACAGATAGCCCTTGAGCTGTGCAAGCAGGACAGTAGCTACACAGACATGGCCATCAAGTTCCTTAAACATTTCCTGCACATTGCCAAGAGCATCAACCGCCCCGTAACAGAAGGAG GTCTGTGGGACGAGGAAGATAAGTTCTTCTATGACGTGGCTTACTTCCAGGAGCCGCACAGCACTCCCATACGCCTGCGGTCTTGGACAGGGATCATCCCATTGTTTGCTTGCTGCTCCATTGATCTCAAGTTTTGTCCCTTGGTCAAGATGTTTCTTCTTAAATGTGACAAAGGATTCTCTCCCTTT GTTTGCAAACTGGGTGAGAATGAGTTCTTCCTGACCTTGGTCTCGTACACCAAGCTGAAGATGATACTGAAAACTGTTTTCTCTGATGATGAGTTTCTCTCCCCTTATGGAATTAGGTCATTATCTAAG GCTTATCAAGATAATCCTTTAATTTTTGACATTGCTGAGGTACCAGTGACTGTCACTTACTTGCCAGGAGAATCCAATTCAGACATGTTTGGTGGCAACAGCAACTGGAGAGGGCCAATCTGGCTGCCTA TGAACTACATGCTGATTGAGTGTTTGGAGAAATATGCCGATCTTGACAAAGTGTTTACTGTTCCACTCAGCATACATTATCCAACTGGATCCAGTACA aagtcaaCATTTTTCACAATTACTCATGATTTGTGTCGGAGATTGCTGAAGATATTTTTGCCTGATTCTCTTGGAGCTCGACCAGTTCATG GTGAAGTTGAGAAGTATGTGCTTGACCCTGACTGGAAACCTCTGGTACTTTTCTATGAATACTTTCATGCTGAAAGTGGACGTGGATGTGGCGCCAg tcatcaGACAGGATGGTCTGCCCTTGTCTTGGAGCTTGTATACAAACTGCACAACATGCAGCAGCCGCTAACTGAGTCGTTTGTCAGTGACTTGTTTCCTAAACCACCGCAGCCTAATCTTTACCGACTACAGCCCCATCAGTCATTCTTACATCACTGA
- the LOC106066376 gene encoding uncharacterized protein LOC106066376 isoform X2 has protein sequence MLCASLALWNKKDPILKERLFGLTGKEGNHGEDVKELYYYLDNTPRHTYMQALYRYPQSEFPYEKLINHGRSFHEPEFEIFDTGIFESNYWDINIEYAKPAAHTLICRVTVTNQSKEQAKVDVIPQFFFRNTWSKPSPNKIDNPPLFQLIGGDGVDAIYDMGIFRINFNYGTNVTLNKLLFTENNAETNDMDILESDTDTSRSHSLSTDTFISERLEDKRHVKDAFHRYIIYDDSNAVNPKQNGTKCCAWMTIDLPGKSKTCVYWQIFPADCVGERSVVRLDEVFTFQKAKANEFYHKVIPKNATNEEMNICRQAVAGLLWSKQLYILNMEVKNKELRNRHLINYFRTLHGKKKIGWNHLSCHDILLVPDKWEFPWFASWDLAFHSVQFARIDMSFAKEQILLLLSDRYMHPNGQIPGCEFDFGDPNPPIIVWAVWKMFTMEGKKDIPYLKTCFNRLIFTFQWWHKLDLMNTHLFGHGFMGLDNISLVDRTSLPHGMTNIKQADCTGWMGLFSLTMLQIALELCKQDSSYTDMAIKFLKHFLHIAKSINRPVTEGGLWDEEDKFFYDVAYFQEPHSTPIRLRSWTGIIPLFACCSIDLKFCPLVKMFLLKCDKGFSPFVCKLGENEFFLTLVSYTKLKMILKTVFSDDEFLSPYGIRSLSKAYQDNPLIFDIAEVPVTVTYLPGESNSDMFGGNSNWRGPIWLPMNYMLIECLEKYADLDKVFTVPLSIHYPTGSSTKSTFFTITHDLCRRLLKIFLPDSLGARPVHGEVEKYVLDPDWKPLVLFYEYFHAESGRGCGASHQTGWSALVLELVYKLHNMQQPLTESFVSDLFPKPPQPNLYRLQPHQSFLHH, from the exons ATGCTTTGTGCTTCACTGGCACTATGGAACAAGAAAGACCCCATTCTTAAAGAGAGGCTATTTGGACTGACTGGAAAAGAG GGCAACCATGGTGAGGATGTGAAAGAGCTGTACTACTATTTAGACAACACTCCCAGACACACCTACATGCAAGCTTTGTACAGATACCCACAGTCTGAGTTTCCTTATGAGAAGTTGATTAACCACGGCAGGTCATTTCATGAACCAGAGTTTGAGATCTTTGACACAG GTATCTTTGAAAGTAACTACTGGGATATCAACATTGAGTATGCCAAGCCAGCGGCACACACTCTTATCTGCCGTGTGACTGTTACCAACCAATCGAAAGAGCAGGCCAAGGTTGACGTCATACCACAGTTTTTCTTCAG AAACACTTGGAGCAAGCCTAGCCCCAACAAAATCGACAACCCTCCCTTGTTTCAGTTGATTGGCGGAGATGGAGTGGATGCTATTTATGATATGG GTATTTTCAGAATAAATTTTAACTATGGCACCAACGTGACGTTGAACAAGCTTCTTTTTACTGAAAACAATGCAGAGACAAATGATATGGATATATTAGAAAGTGATACAGACACTAGCCGCAGCCACAGTCTATCTACGGATACATTTATTTCAGAAAGACTAGAGGATAAGAGACACGTGAAAGATGCATTCCATAGATACATTATTTATG ATGACAGTAATGCAGTCAATCCCAAACAGAATGGTACCAAGTGTTGCGCTTGGATGACCATTGACCTTCCGGGCAAGTCTAAAACCTGTGTCTACTGGCAGATTTTCCCTGCAGATTGTGTGGGAGAACGCAGTGTAGTCAGGCTGGATGAGGTTTTTACTTTCCAGAAGGCCAAAGCCAATGAGTTCTATCACAAG GTTATACCAAAGAATGCAACCAATGAGGAGATGAATATATGTCGGCAGGCAGTAGCTGGTCTATTGTGGTCCAAGCAATTGTACATCCTAAATATGGAAGTTAAAAATAAAG agtTAAGAAACCgtcatctaataaattatttccGTACACTGCATGGCAAGAAGAAGATTGGCTGGAACCATTTGTCTTGTCATGACATTCTCCTGGTGCCTGACAAATGGGAATTTCCATGG TTTGCTTCCTGGGACCTGGCATTTCATAGTGTACAATTTGCCAGGATTGACATGTCTTTTGCAAAGGAGCAGATCTTACTTCTGCTGTCTGACAGATATATGCACCCCAATGGCCAG ATCCCTGGTTGTGAGTTTGACTTTGGAGATCCTAACCCACCCATCATTGTCTGGGCTGTATGGAAAATGTTTACAATGGAAGGGAAGAAAGACATTCCCTACTTAAAAACTTGTTTCAATCGCCTGATATTCACGTTTCAATG GTGGCACAAGCTGGACCTCATGAACACTCACTTGTTTGGTCATGGCTTCATGGGCCTTGATAACATCAGCTTGGTGGACCGCACCTCTCTCCCGCACGGCATGACCAACATAAAACAG GCTGACTGTACAGGCTGGATGGGACTATTCAGTCTAACCATGCTACAGATAGCCCTTGAGCTGTGCAAGCAGGACAGTAGCTACACAGACATGGCCATCAAGTTCCTTAAACATTTCCTGCACATTGCCAAGAGCATCAACCGCCCCGTAACAGAAGGAG GTCTGTGGGACGAGGAAGATAAGTTCTTCTATGACGTGGCTTACTTCCAGGAGCCGCACAGCACTCCCATACGCCTGCGGTCTTGGACAGGGATCATCCCATTGTTTGCTTGCTGCTCCATTGATCTCAAGTTTTGTCCCTTGGTCAAGATGTTTCTTCTTAAATGTGACAAAGGATTCTCTCCCTTT GTTTGCAAACTGGGTGAGAATGAGTTCTTCCTGACCTTGGTCTCGTACACCAAGCTGAAGATGATACTGAAAACTGTTTTCTCTGATGATGAGTTTCTCTCCCCTTATGGAATTAGGTCATTATCTAAG GCTTATCAAGATAATCCTTTAATTTTTGACATTGCTGAGGTACCAGTGACTGTCACTTACTTGCCAGGAGAATCCAATTCAGACATGTTTGGTGGCAACAGCAACTGGAGAGGGCCAATCTGGCTGCCTA TGAACTACATGCTGATTGAGTGTTTGGAGAAATATGCCGATCTTGACAAAGTGTTTACTGTTCCACTCAGCATACATTATCCAACTGGATCCAGTACA aagtcaaCATTTTTCACAATTACTCATGATTTGTGTCGGAGATTGCTGAAGATATTTTTGCCTGATTCTCTTGGAGCTCGACCAGTTCATG GTGAAGTTGAGAAGTATGTGCTTGACCCTGACTGGAAACCTCTGGTACTTTTCTATGAATACTTTCATGCTGAAAGTGGACGTGGATGTGGCGCCAg tcatcaGACAGGATGGTCTGCCCTTGTCTTGGAGCTTGTATACAAACTGCACAACATGCAGCAGCCGCTAACTGAGTCGTTTGTCAGTGACTTGTTTCCTAAACCACCGCAGCCTAATCTTTACCGACTACAGCCCCATCAGTCATTCTTACATCACTGA